The genomic DNA GACGCCGCCGGCACCCTGCGGATCGGCACTGCGCGGCTTTCGCTGTCCTCGGCACAGCTCGACCTTGCGCCCCTCGCGGGCAGCCTCTTCACAGTGGACGCAGCCCGCGCTCCCCTGCCCTGACACGACCAGACCGGAGACCCTAAGTGACGAACCCACTCGCCCCCGATACGCTCGACCTGCTGCGCAAGACCAGCACGGCAACCCTCTCCACCCAGCTGTTCAAGCGCAACTTCCGCCAGCCCTTCCTCGTGGACGTGATGCCCCTGTCGCGCGAGATCGAGCGGTTCGCAGGCGAGGCCTTCACCCTGCGCTTCGTCCCCTCCCGGGAGGACAAGGATTGGGATCTCGGCGATCTGTCCAAGCGCGGCGAGGACAACATCCAGTGGGAGGCCGTCGAGGCCATCGAGGCCGGTCAGGTTCTGGTGATCGACAGCCGCAACGACCCGCGCGCGGCCAGCGCCGGCAACATGCTGATGACCCGGATGATGCGCAAAGGCGTGGCCGCCGCGATCACCGATGGCGCGTTCCGCGATGGCACGGAAATCTCGCAGATGAACTTCCCGGCCTATTGCCGCTCCAACACCGCCACCACGCGCCCCGCCTACCACCGCGCCATCGCCATGCAGGAGGTGATCGGCTGCGCTGATGTGGCCGTCTATCCGGGCGATATCATCGTGGGCGACAGCGACGGCGTGATCGTCATCCCCCGCGCCATCGCCGATGAGGTGGCCCGCGACAGCTACGAGCAGGAGCTGCGCGAAAAGTTCCTCTTCACCAAGATCGACAGCGGCGCGCCGCTCTGGGGCACCTACCCGCCCAACGCCGAAACGCTGGCCGAATTCGAAACATGGAAAGCCGAAGGAAACACGCTGTGACCACCCCCGCAGAGAAAGCCGAGGCGCTGATCCGCCATTACTTCGACATGTGCAACAAGGCCGACCGTCAGGGGCTGATCGACTGCTTCACCCCCGACGGCACCCATTACTTCCCCCCCGGCCTGCCCGGCGCGCCCTGGCGCGGGGCCGAGGCGGTGGCCGATGGCTGGGTGATGTGCGTCGAGAAGATGGGCAGCAAGTGGACCATCGAAAAGGTGCTCTGCGCCGCCGATGGCCGCGAGGCGGTGATCGAATGGACCCACTGGAAAACCGGCATCGGCGAGGCCCTGCGCGGCGACGAGTGGTATATCTTCAACGACGACATCACCAAGATCAAAGAGATCCGCGCCTATTACGCCAGCCCGGTCGACAAGTCCGAGCCGGTCAACAAGCTGCATGACTTCGATTACGAGGGGCGCGGCTATCACATGGAGCCCCCCACCGTGGAGGGCCGCGACTGATGCAATTTGCCCTGATCTGCCGCGATGGCAGCGACGTGCTGGCCAAACGGCTGGCCAACCGTGACGCGCATCTTGAACGCATCCACGCAATGAAGGCCGAGGGCCGCATCCTCGACGGTGGCGCGATCCTGTCGGACGAGGGCGAGATGGCCGGCTCGGTCGTGCTGTGCGACTTCCCCGACCGCGCCGCGCTCGATGCCTATCTGGCCAGCGAGGTCTACGCCACCGAAGGCATCTGGGCCGACATCGAGGTGCTCCCCTTCAAGCGCGTCCAGTGGAAGGGCTGAGCGATGTATATCGGTGAACAGATCAGCTTCCCGACCTCCGAGCGCCTGCGCCTGTCGCGCCAACTGGGCTGCGAAAGAGTGGTCATCGACGCCCGCCCGCTCGACGAGGTGATGGGCCCGGACGGTCGCTGGGACGCAGAGAAGATCCGCGCCTTCACCGCCCGCGTGGCGGCAGAGGGGCTGCGGGTGGAAGTGATGGCGCTCGACGTCGGCTCCCTGCTGCTGGATTCCCTCTACGCCCCCGAACGCGCCGAAGCGCTGGCCGAGGAGCTGCGCGCCAACATCCGCGCGGCCGGCGCGGCGGGCATCCCCTGCCTCAAGTTCAACGTGCAGATGGTCGGCATCACCCGCACCGGCATGGTCACGGGGCGCGGAGGCATCAAATGCTCAGCCTTCCGGCTGGAGGATTACTCCCCCGAGAAAGACAGCCGTTTTTCCTATCGCGGCGTGGTGCTGCCCGACGAAGACACCGCAGACGGCAAGGGCACGGCGGGGCAAAAGTCTGCCCAGGAGGTGCCCGGCGTGACCGAGGCGCAGGGCTGGCAGGCGCTGAGCTATCTGGTGAACGCGCTGGTCCCCACGGCGGAGGAGGCGGGCGTGAAGCTTGCCGCGCACCCGCATGACCCGGCCTATCCGGTGGGCGGGCTGAACGGCGTTCACCACAACCTCGGCTCTATCGAGGGGATGCGGCGGTTCCTCGATCTGGCCAATGGCTCGCCCGCGCTCGGCCTGAACTTCTGCCAAGGCACGATTGCCGAGATGTCGACCGAGGGCACCGACTACGTTATCCGCGCGATCCGCGAGTTCGGGCCGGGCGGGCATATCTTCATGGTGCATTTCCGCAATATCCGAGGCGGGCACCTCGATTTTCACGAGTGCTTCCCCGACGAGGGCGACGTGGATATGGCTGCCTGCGTGCGCGCCTACCGCGATGCGGGCTACAGCGGCATCCTCTGCCCCGACCACGTGCCGCTGAGCGAGCTCGACCCCGACCGCACCCGGTTCTTCGCCTTCGCCCTAGGCTACACCAAGGGCCTGCTCCACGCCGCCTGAGTCGATAAGAGCCAGCGCCACACCCCCAATCTCGCCTCTCCCGTCGTGTTTACGAACGCGGCGGAAGACGTCTCGTCACGCCGCCCAATGGCATTCCCGTCCCGGCCAAAGGTCAGCTCAGCACCGCAAACGACAACACGGATGCTACCGTTTGAATACAGCGGATAATTTCCAAAAACTCAGCAAAACAACGCCTTTTCGCCAAAGAGGGCACGGTGACAGGTATGCCGAGGGCAGTGTAGCGGTTTAGCACGGCGCCGCCCTAACCGCTCCGTGCGCTCACTGCGCCTGCGCACCGGCTTCAGTCCTGATTGCCCCTGCCATTCCACTTTGACGCATGGCATCTAACTTCGCAGTGACGGATCGGTGAAGGCGGGGATTGGCAATAAGTGACTTGGGGAAGAGGCCCGGCATCTCCATCAGATTAGATACGGTTGTCGCTGTATCATCCGTGTCATTGGCGAACCGCCGCAACTCGGCCTCTCGCGGGTCTCTCAGTTCGAAGGCCTCTCCCGCATCGGTCTTCCCCATTGCGTAACGCATCCAGGCGGCGATGGCGAAGGCGAATGGCTCCACGGAATGGCCTTTCGAAACGGCGACCTCGGCAGGGGCAAGGATCCGTTGCGGTAGCTTCTCGGTGCCGTCCATGGCGATCTGGTAGGTCTGGTGCCGCAAGTGCGGGTTGGAGAACCGGGTGCAGAGCGCTTCGGCATAGGCGGCGAAGTCGACGCCGGGAAGCTCTGGGAGCGTGGCGGCGGCGGCGGCGAGGTGGCGGCGCACCAGCGCTGCGAGGGAGGCGTCCTGCATCACGTCAGAGACGTGGCGATGGCCGCTGAGGAATCCGGTATAGGCCAGCATCGAATGCGCGCCGTTCAGCATCCGCAGCTTCATCTCCTCGTAGGGCTTCACGTCGGCCACGAACATCGCGCCCGCCGCCTCCCAAGCCGGGCGGCCGGTTGGAAAGCTGTCCTCGATCACCCATTGGGTGAAGGCCTCGGTCTCTACCGCCGCCTCGTCGCGCTGACCTGTCATCGCCTCGGCGTCGGCGAGGGTTTCGGGCGTGGCAGCGGGCGTGATGCGGTCGACCATGGTGGAGGGAAAGGCCACTTCCGCAGCGATGAAATCGGCCACCTCGGGCGCGGTGCGGCGGGCGAAATCCACCAACAGGCCGCGCAGGAGCGGGCCGTTCTCGGGGAGGTTGTCGCAGCAGAGCACGGTGAAAGGCGGGTGGCCCGCGGCACGGCGGGCTTGAAGCGCCCAGACCAAGAGGCCAGCGACGCCGATAGGGGCCTCGGGTGCGGCAAGGTCGTGTGCAATGGCGGGGTGAGACGGGTCAACGCCGCCGGTGGTGCGGTCGATGCCATAGCCCTTTTCGGTGACGGTCATGCTGACGATGCGGGTGTGCGGCGAGGTCAGCGCGGCCAGCACCTCGGCGCGATCAGGCCCGAGGCAGAGCGCCCCGGCGACCGAGCCGATCACCCGGGCGCGGCTGCCCTCGGCGCTGCGCTCGATCAGGGTGAAGAGCCCGTTCTGGGGGCCGAGTTGCGTGGCGGGTTCGGGGCTGCGCAGGCTTACACCACAGATGCGCCAGTCACCGCCCGAGGCGGCCAGCGCGGTATCGGTCGCGGCGGCCTGGTGCGCCTTGTGAAAGGCCCCGAGCCCGAGGTGGACGATGCCCACGCCATGATCGGCGGGCACATAGCCGGGCCGCGCGACGGTGTCGGGCAGCCCCTCCAGTGTTGTCAGCCTCATGCGGTGATCCGGGGTTCGAGCGCGGCGATGATCCCGCGCAGCTCGGCCAGGCCCTTGAGCCGCCCGATAGAAGGATAGCCGGGTTGCGCGCTGCGCTTCAGGTCATCGAGAATGTCCTGCCCATGATCGGGGCGGAAGGGAATGGACCAGTCAGCACGTCCGGCGGCCTTGCGCTTCGCCTCCTCATTCAGTGCCGCCTCGATCAAGGCCACCATGTCGGTATCGCCGCCGAGGTGCTCGGCCTCGTGGAAGTCGCCGCGGATATCGCCGGTCTCGCGCGTCACGTTGCGGAGGTGCAGGAAATGCACCCGGTCGCCCAGCCGCTCCATCATGCCCGGCAGGTCGTTGTCGGGCCGGGCACCGAGCGAGCCGGAGCAGAGAGTGATGCCGTTGGCGGGGCTGTCGACGCCCTCGACCAGCTTTTGGTAGTGGTATTCCGTCGACATGATCCGGGGCAGGCCCAGCAGCGGCACCGGCGGGTCGTCGGGGTGGCAGCACATCCGCAGGCCAAGGCGCTCGGCGGTGGGCACCACCTCGGCAAGGAAGTCGAGCAGGTGCTTGCGCAGGGTGTCTTCACTCATCGCGGCATATTGGGCGAGGTGGTCGCGCACGTCTTCGAGAGAGAAGCTCTCCGCTGCGCCGGGCAGGCCGAAGACGACGTTCTTGGCGAGTTGCGCCTTGCGGTCCTCGGACATCTCGGCAAACCGCCGGGCGGCGGCGTCGCGCAGGGCCTCGTCATAATCCTCCGCCGCGCCGGGGCGGGCGAGGATGTGCAAGTCGAAGGCGGCAAAATCGGTGAGGTCGAAGCGCATGCAGGTGGCGCCGTTCGGCATCCGCCATGCAAGGTCGGTGCGGGTCCAGTCCAGCACCGGCATGAAGTTGTAGCAGATCACCTCGATCCCTGCCCCGGCGAGGTGCTCGAGGCTGGTGATGTAGTTGGCGATGTGGCTGCTCCAGTCGCCCTGCTGCTTCTTGATGTCTTCTGAGACCGGCAGGCTCTCGACCACGTCCCAGCCGAGGCCGGAGGGCGCGCCGTCGGTCATGGTGCCGATCTCGCGCTGCCGCTTGGCGATCTCCTCGGGCGTCCACACGGCGCCGGTGGGCACATGGTGCAGCGCCGAGACGATGCCCTGCACCCCCGCCTGCAGCGTGTCGTCGATGGATACCAGGTCACGGGGGCCGAACCACCGCCAGGTCTGTTTCATGTGAGAAGCCTCCCGAGTCGTCTGTCGGGGGCAAGGTATCAGACCGCCGCGAACCTGACTAGTATGGAAGTATGGAAGTATGGTAGGCATGCGCCGGGAGGAGAGCGAATCATGACGGAGAACCGCATCACATCCGCTGCGCTGGATCCGGCATCGCCGATCACGCCGCAGATCTATGCGCATCTGCGCGACGCCATCATCCGCAACCGCCTTTCCCCCGGCGACCGTATCTCCGAGACCGAGATCGCCCGGAGTTGGGACGTCAGCCGCCAACCAGTGCGCGAGGCCTTTATCCGTCTCGCCGGCGAGGGTCTGCTGGCGGTGCTGCCTCAGCGCGGCACCATCGTGACCCGGATCACCTATTCCGACGTGCTGAACGCGCGCTTTCTGCGCGAGGCGATCGAGGCCGACATTGCCAAGATCCTCGCCCGGCGCCCCGACCCGGCGCTGATCGCCGAGCTGCGCGCCCAGCTCGAGGCACAGGAAGCGGTGGCCTCCAGCAGCCCGCAAGAGTTCATCGGGCTCGACGAGCAGTTTCACCGCACCCTCGCCGATGCCGCCGGAAAGCGCGGCGCGTGGCGGCTGATCGAGGGGCTGAAATCGCAGATGGACCGGGTGCGCTTTCTGTCGCTCGGCCATTTTCCGGTGGAAAAGCTGGTGAGCCAGCACCGCGCCATCGTGGATGCCATCGAGCAGGGAGACATGAGCGCCGCCAATGCCGCCGTCCGCACCCATCTGCGCGAGGTCCTCACCGACCTGCCGCAGATCCATGCGGCGCGGCCAGAGTTTTTCGACGTGCCGGAGGGGGAAATCCCCGAGCCGGTCAATGCACCCATCCAAGGAGGAAAAGACACATGACATTCAACTGGAAAAAGCCGGTTCTCGCCGTGGCCATGGCCGCGCTGACCGCCGTGCCCGCCTTCGCGCAGGAGATGACCCTGAAGCTGGGCCACCTCGCCAACGAGGAAAACCCCTGGCATCTCGCCTCGGTGAAGTTCGCCGAAGAGCTGGCCGCCCGCACCGACGGGCGCATCGTGGTCGAGGTCTTTCCGAACGAGAGCCTCGGCAAGGAAATCGACCTGATCAACGGCATGCAGCTTGGCACCGTGGATATGGCGATCACCGGCGAGAGCCTGCAGAACTGGGCCCCGATGGCCGCGCTCCTGGCCATTCCCTACGCCTACAAGTCCATCGAGCACATGGATGAGGTCGCTTCTGGCGAGATCGGCGAGCAGATCAACGCCGAGATTATCGAGAAGGCACAGGTTCACCCGATTGCGTACTTCGCCCGTGGCCCGCGCAACCTCACCTCGAACCGCCCGATCGAGACCCCGGCCGACCTGAACGGCCTCAAGATGCGCGTGCCCAACGTGCCGCTCTTCATAGACGTATGGTCCTCGCTTGGCGCGGCCCCCGGCCCGATGGCATTCTCCGAGGTGTTCACCTCGCTGCAGAACGGCACCATCGAAGCGCAGGAGAACCCGCTCGCCCTGATCCGCTCGGCCAGTTTCAACGAGGTGCAGAGCCACGTGAACCTCACCGAGCATGTCCGCTCCTGGGCGATCATGGCCATGGCCGAAAGTACATGGCAGAAGCTCTCCGAGGACGACCGAAAGGCAGTCATGGAAGCGGCTGCAATTGCCCAGGCCTATGAGCGTGACCTGTTCGAGAAGAGCCTCGCCGATGATCGCGCCTACCTTGAGGCCAATGGCATGACCTTCGTTGAGGTTGACGGTGCCGCCTTTGCCGCCGCTGCCAAAGACGCCGTGCTGAGCAACGTCAGCGACGAGATCCGCCCGATCGTCGAAGGGCTGTTCGCCGAGTAACCCAGCCTTCGGGCCAACGGCCGGCGTGGCTCTCCCCCGCGCCGGCCGCCTTTCATCTGACCGGAGACTGCCGCCATGCGCCTTGCTGAAACCCTCGTCCGCATCCTCACGCTCGTCGCCCGCATCGGCGCGGGTGTGGCTTTTGCGGTGCTGATCGGCACCGTGCTGGTGCAGGTCGTGGGGCGCACCACCGGGCAGTCGCCCGTCTGGACAGAGGAACTTACCCGCTTTGCCCTGCTCTATCTCGTCGCCTTCGGTGCGGGCCTCAGCCTGCGCACCGGCGATCTGGTGAACGTCGACGTGATCAGCGAGTCACTGCCGGGCAAGTTGCCCTGGATCCTGCGCCTGCTGGCTGCCGCCGCCACCGCCGCGCTCGCGCTCTACCTGCTGCCCCATGCTTGGAAATACGTGACCATCGGCAAGATGCAGACCGCCCCGGCGCTGGGCATCCGCATGACCTGGGCGCATCTCACCGTCTTCATCCTGCTCGCAGGCCTCGCCCTCTTTGCCCTGCTGCGCTGCATCGCCATGCTCTCGGGCGCCGAGGACGGCACCCCCGTGAAACCCACCGAGGAGGAATGACCTCATGGACGTGACCATTCTCCTCACCGTTTTCGTGCTCGGCCTCGCGCTGGGCGTGCCCGTTGCGATCACGCTGGGCCTCTCGTCGCTCGCCTACCTCGCGTACGCCGGCATCCCGCCGGTGGTCATGCCGCAGAAGATGTATGCGGGCATGGACGTGTTCGTGCTGCTCTCGATCCCCGGCTTCATCCTCGCCGGCAACCTGATGAACCGCGGCGGGATAACAGAGCGGATCATCAGGTTCGCCAATGCGCTGGTGGGCTGGATACGCGGTGGGCTGGGCCTGACCAATATCGCCGCCTCCATGCTCTTCGGCGGGATCACCGGCACAGCCGTAGCCGACGCCGCGTCTATTGGTGGCGTGATGATCCCCGGCATGAAGAAGGCAGGCTACCCGGCCGACTTCTCGGCTGCCGTCACCGCCGCCTCCTCCACAGTCGGCCCGATCATCCCGCCCTCGGTGCCAATGATCATCGTCGGCGCGCTCTCGGGCATCTCGGTGGGCAAGATGTTCCTCGCCGGAGCCATCCCCGGCATCCTGATGGGCCTTGCGATGATGGTGACCTGCTACATCATCTCGCGCCGCAAGAACTTTCCGCACCAACCGTGGCAGGGCTTTGGCGAGGTGGCGCGCAGCTTTGGCGGGGCGATCTGGGCGCTGGCGATGACCTTCCTGATCATCTACGGCCTGCTCTCAGGCCTCGCCACGCCGACCGAAACCGCCGTGGTCGCCTCGGTCTATGCCTTCCTCGTGGGCGCTTTCATCTACCGTGAACTGCCGCTGAAGCACGTGCCCGGCATAGTGATCGACAGCGCCGTGGCCGCTGCCGGCATCCTCGCGCTCGTCGGCTTTGCCAATGTCTTCGGCTGGATCCTCGTCTCCGAGCGCATCCCGCAGGCGATTGCCGATGGCGTGCTCTCGGTCACAGACAACAAGTTCCTCGTGCTGCTGCTGATCAACCTGCTGCTGCTCTTCGTCGGCATGTTCCTCGAGACCATCGCCGCGCTGATCATCCTCTTCGTGCCCCTTCTGGCGCTCTCCAACGCCGTCGGCATCGACCCGATCCACTTTGCCACCGTCGCCGTGCTGAACCTGATGATCGGCCTCACCACGCCGCCCGTCGGCGTGTGCCTCTTCGTCTGCGCCAACATCGCCCGGTTGCCTCTGGCGCCGGTGGTGGTGGCCATCTTCCCCTTCCTTTTGACCAACATCCTCGTGCTGCTGGCGGTCACCTACATCCCGCCGCTCGCCACCTGGTTGCCCTCGGTCCTCACACCTTAGGAGCCTGCCCATGGACGCCCGCGTTTGCCGCCTCTACGGCCAGAACGACATTCGGATCGAAACCGCCCCCGTGGCCGAGCCCGGCCCCGGAGAGGTGCTTCTGGCGCTGGCCGCGGGCGGCATCTGCGGGTCGGACCTGCATTACTACCAGGACGGCGGCTTTGGCCCGATCCGGGTGCGCGAGCCGATTATACTTGGCCATGAGGCCTCGGGCACTGTGGTGGCGGTGGGCGCAGGGGTGAGCGGCGTGGCTGAGGGCGACCGGGTGGCGATCAACCCAAGCCGCACCTGCGGCACCTGCAGCTTCTGCCAAGAGGGCCTGCCGATCCACTGTCTCTCCATGCGCTTCAATGGTTCGGCCATGCGGATGCCGCATGAGCAGGGCCTGTTCCGCGACCGGATGGTGGTGGATGCCGTGCAATGCGTGAAGGTGGCCGGCGGCGTGAGCCTGGCAGAGGCCGCCTGCGCCGAGCCGCTGGCGGTGTGCCTGCATGCCCGCAACCAGGCGGGCGACCTCGCGGGCAAGCGCGTGCTGGTCACCGGCGCAGGCCCGATCGGGGCGCTCTGCGCCGCCGCCGCCGCCGAGGCGGGCGCGGCGGAGGTGGTGGTGACCGACCTGCAGGATTTCACCCTCGGCGTGGCCACGCAGATGGGTGCGACCCACACCATCAACGTGGCGACCGAGGCCGACGCGCTGGAGCCCTATGCCGAGAACAAGGGCAGCTTCGACGTGGCCTTCGAGTGCTCCGCCGCCGCCCCCGCGATCAAGAGCGCCATCACCTGCCTGCGCCCGCGCGGGCGACTGGTGCAGGTGGGCGTGTCGGGCGATGTGCCGATCCCGCTGAACATGCTGGTCGGCAAGGAAATCGCCTATCACGGCACCCAGCGCTTCGCCGGCGAGTTCGCCGAGGCTGTGGCCCTCATCGGTAACGGGCGGATCAAGGTGGCACCAATCATCACCGGCACCTTTCCGCTGGAACAAGCGGTGGAAGCCTTCAACACCGCCGGAGACCGCAGGGGCGCGGTAAAAGTGCAAATCGCCTTCTCCGGGGACTGAACACCTAGAGAGGTGCTCAACGTTGCGCAGCGAGACCTCGCCGGTAAAGGCAGCAACTCCAACCATCTGCTCGGCCTCACCACGGCATAACGGCAGATTTGCGCACCCCATTTTTCCCGGCACCGAGAGTCATCAGGATGGAGACATGAAAGAGTTTCTATGACTCCAAAAAGATCAATCACCTGACGAAACCCACTCAACGCTTTCCTCCCACGTCGGGCGAAACGGCGGAGCATGTGATTTCCTCATACGCTGCCTGAAGGGCCGCTCTCGGCAGTGGCACCGGTGATGAGCCACGATGGTATCGCGGACGGTCCCTGCCACTCGGGAGTTCCAAGAAAGGGCGGATAACGCCATGCTCGATGCCACGCCAGAGTGGCGGAGAGCGCTACCAGAGGGGTGAATCCCCCGCGGCTGCCCACCCCCCTCTTGGCCAAACCACATGACACTGCCCCACCGCCTATCCTTGGTGTCGCAGCAGGCCAGTGCGCGACCGCCCGGAAGTTTGCGTTCCAGCAACGTTTGGCGCCGCCGGTTCTCATAGACTCCGAAGCAACAGCAATCCGTTGCAGAAGGAGAACCGAGATGCTGACGAGACGTGCCGCGCTAATGGGGGCCGCCGTGCTGGCGTCCATTCCCATGCTGACCAGACACGCCAAGGCCGAGGAGATCATGGATACCTCCATGGCCGCCCCGGTCGACCTGTCGAACCTGCAGCGCATCAAGCGCAAGCTGATCCGCCCGCCTTTCGTGCACGAGCACGAGCAGGTGGCCCCCGGCGAGCCGCGCATCGTGGAGTTCGAGATGCAGATCGTCGAGAAAGAGGTCGAGGTCGATAGCGGCGCCTACCTTCAGGCGATGACCTTCAACGGCTCGGTCCCCGGCCCGCTGATGGTGGTGCACGAGGGCGATTACGTCGAACTGACGCTCTACAACTCGCCCGAGAACCTGATGCAGCACAACATCGACTTCCACTCCGCCACGGGGGCCCTGGGCGGCGGCTCGCTGACCCTGGTCAACCCGGGCGAGAAGACCGTGCTGCGCTGGAAGGCCACCCGCCCCGGCGTGTTCGTCTACCACTGCGCCCCGGGCGGCCCGATGATCCCCTGGCACGTCGTCAGCGGCATGTCGGGCGCCATCATGGTGCTGCCGCGCGACGGGCTGAAGGATCACGAGGGCAGGCCAGTCCGCTACGACCGCGTCTTCTACATCGGCGAGAACGACTTCTACATCCCCAAGGATGAGAATGGCGACTACAAGCGCTACGAGGACGTCGGCGAAAGCTATCCCGACACGCTCGAAGTGATGAATGGCCTGATCCCCAGCCACGTCGTGTTCAACGGCAAGGTAGGGGCGCTCACGGGCGACAATGCGCTCCATGCGGCGCAAGGCGAGAAGGTGCTCTTCATCCACAGCCAAGCCAACCGCGACACCCGCCCGCACCTGATTGGTGGGCATGGCGACCTTGTGTGGGAGACCGGCAAGTTCAACAACCCGCCGGAACGCGACCTTGAAACCTGGTTCATCCGTGGCGGCTCCGCCGGGGCGGCGCTCTACGAGTTCCTCCAGCCCGGCGTCTACGCCTACGTGAACCACAACCTCATTGAGGCGGTGAACCTTGGCGCAACCGCGCACGTGGTGGTGGAGGGCGACTGGAACAATGACCTGATGGAGCAGGTTCAGGCCCCGGTCGAATACAACGCCGCCTACGAAGGCAAGACCGCGCTGCCATAAGGCGGCCACCCTGCGGGGAAGGCGCTGGGTGGCCGGAACGCTCCGGC from Oceanicola sp. D3 includes the following:
- the nirK gene encoding copper-containing nitrite reductase, giving the protein MLTRRAALMGAAVLASIPMLTRHAKAEEIMDTSMAAPVDLSNLQRIKRKLIRPPFVHEHEQVAPGEPRIVEFEMQIVEKEVEVDSGAYLQAMTFNGSVPGPLMVVHEGDYVELTLYNSPENLMQHNIDFHSATGALGGGSLTLVNPGEKTVLRWKATRPGVFVYHCAPGGPMIPWHVVSGMSGAIMVLPRDGLKDHEGRPVRYDRVFYIGENDFYIPKDENGDYKRYEDVGESYPDTLEVMNGLIPSHVVFNGKVGALTGDNALHAAQGEKVLFIHSQANRDTRPHLIGGHGDLVWETGKFNNPPERDLETWFIRGGSAGAALYEFLQPGVYAYVNHNLIEAVNLGATAHVVVEGDWNNDLMEQVQAPVEYNAAYEGKTALP